In Stanieria sp. NIES-3757, the DNA window TGGTGCTGACATGGGAATAAATATTCCATAACAAATCAATTTAATTAATCTCAAAGAGTAAATTTATTTATTGTTCAAGGGCAGAACGTCCTTGTTTTCCTAGCCTAACTAAGACAAAGTACAGTAAATAAAGTATATAGATCGTTAAACCTACCATACCCATAAAACCTAAAAACCCTTCGTTATCGGGTTTGTTATGAAACATGGTTCGATAAAATTGGGGTGCTTCTAACCACACTTGACAAAAAGGTGTATTTAATTTGCTCTCAGATAACCCACAAGTAACAAAAGGAAGGCTTGCTACTAGTCCTAAAAAACAGTATATAGTGGTTGCCCAACGCCAAGAGGTAAAGGCAACTTTGAGGGTTCTTTTGGGCAAATCTCTAATCTCATCATTTAAATCTACCCAAAACCAAAGCGCGATGATAATTAGAAGTCGAGCCAAAATTCCCGTGAAAAAGCCAATTCTCCAACCAGGAATCAATAAATAAATGGTGATCATTAATAGGCTAGCGACTCGCCAGTAAATAATCAGTAATTTTACAATGGCTTCTTTTTTCTGAAAAATAGCCCAAAATAACAACATTAATGGCAAAACTACTGTAAATACTACTGCTAAGCGATAATCCATCCACACCAAAGGTCGAAACCACATTTCATTCATATATTTTTCTACTTAATTGCAACTCTAGATTATTCTACGAGTATCAAAGCTAGCTAACCAAAAAAAACAAAAGTGGGAATCTCATTGTCAGACTCCCACTCTAATCCAATTATTTCTGAACAAACTTAAGATTGATCTAGATTATCAACAGTGCTTTTCTTTTAGAAACACTTTTCATCAAGTTTGGTTGGCGCAATTAGTCGTCGTAAACTCGACACTCTAGAGCATCAGGGTTGTTATCACAGTATTGTTCTAAAGAGGTTTTTTCTGGATGTTTTTGACGTTGATGAGCTGCTTCGGCTTGTAGTTCTTCTACAGCATCCCAAGCTGCTGCACATTCTCCAGAAGTTGCTCCTTCAAGATCGCAAACTGCTTTTGCTTGTGCTTTTTCTTGTTCAATTTGTTCTTGTATATTGCTCATTATTCCTCTTGTTACACTCTGTTTATTGATTTATTAAAATTTACTATTTTCTTCTGTCACTGTCGACAGGGGATATCTAGAGTGACATCTTGAATAACCAATAATTGTAAGGTAGTTTTTGAAGACAAATAGTTTATTTATCTACAATTTCCTATTGTACTTGGCTCTATGATAGCGTTTATCTCCACTAAGACGAAATTTAGTATTTTAGTCTTATTTTAATAATTTTGATTTAATTACCAAAGCCCAAGTAACCTCTAGGAGTAATGACCCAATCAGCATAAGTGCGAGTGCTACTATTACCAATAATGATAATTGTGAGCATATCGATAGGAAGTTTTAACATTTTATCCAAAGTAGTAATATTGATTGTTTCATCCAAACGATAAGCAGATTGAACTACAGCTACAGGAGTGTCATGGCGACGATATTTTAAAAATATTTCTTGGGCAGTAACAATCTGTTGAGTCCGTTTTTGGGAACGCGGATTATAAATTGCTGTCACGAAATCTCCGCTTGCTGCTGCTTCTAGACGTTTTTGAATCACTTGCCAAGGTGTTAGTAAATCACTCAAACTAATCGCACAAAAATCGTGCATTAAGGGTGCGCCTACTCTAGCTGCTGCTGCCTGAAGAGCAGAAATTCCTGGAAAAACTTCTACAGCAGGGGTTTTACCATCCCAACCATTAGCTTGAAGTTCTTCTAAAACTAAACCAGCCATGCCATAAATACCACAGTCTCCTGAAGAAATTACGGCTACAGTCAAACCCCATTGGGCTAGTTCTATGCTTCTTTGCGCTCTTTGTTTTTCTTGAGTAATGGCACAAGATTCAATAATTTGTCCTGGACGTAGTAAGGGTTTGATGAGGTCGAGATAGAGAGAATAACCAATGACTACATCGGCTTGGATAATTGCAGTTTTTGCTGCTGGTGTAATTTGTTCTAAACTACCAGGCCCAATTCCCACTAAGTACAATTTACCTTGACGACCAGTGTATTCATGTTCTGCTTGAGCAATTGCTACGGTAACTGCACCAGGTTGCTGTGGAAGCTTAATAATTTGTTTGGCGATGATTAAAGAATTGTTAGTCTTGCTGGCTAAAATAGCTGCTGCTTCAGCAACACTTGGAGTACCTACTTCTTGTTTAACAATTTCAGAAGGGTTGGGAATTTCTACTTGGGATAATTGTTGGGCAGAAAAAGTTTTTAAAGGTAAGTTCCAACTATCACATAATGCCACAATTCCTGCTTCATCGGCTTTGAGATCGATTGTTGCTATACCCGCGCTCGCTTTTGGTGAAAGATGGTATTTTTTTAAAGTATCGGTAATGGCTGTTTCGATTAGTTGGGCTGATGTACCTCGTTCACAACCAATTCCTATCCATAAGACTCTTGGATGCCATTGTACTTTAGGGAAATCACCTTCAGAAGCAAAACGCCTTTGAGTGGCACTAATCCAAATCCGAGCTTGCGGTTTCAACCGTTGATTAGCTTCGGGAAATCCAAAATAAAAGGGATGTGCTTCGGGTAGCTGTTGTTGCCATAAAGTCGCTCCCACTTCTTGAATAACCTGTACAGTTTGGTTTTTAGCAACAGCAGCCATTACCCCTGTCCAATCTCCATCTCCTTGGCCCCAGCCGTAGGGTACACCTAATCTATCGATCCCAGGTAATTTTAAACTATCTGATGCCCCTGTAATAATTGGTTTGGCGCCAATTTGTTGGGCAATTAATTGGGTGAGCAGATCTGCTCCTCCTTGATGTCCGCTACAAAGACTAATCACAAAACGCCCTTGGGCATCAATTACTACCACCGCAGGATCGGTTGCTTTACTCTCGATTAAGGGTGCAATTAGGCGCACTACCGCACCTGTAGCTAAACAAAAGATAAAGGCACGGTATTCGTGCCAAATTTTAGTGAGATGTTCACTTAAATTGGTTTGATAAAATTGGGCATTTTCAGTTCCAGCCAAGGATTGAGGTAACCAAAGCTCTACTCCTATACTTGGACAGAGACTTTGTAGAATTGAAGCACTTTGTGGTGTAGTTGCGATCGCAGCTAGAGGTTGAAATTGAGCAAAACAAGAATTATTCACAGAGCAGTTAAATGGTTTTTCTAGACCCAATTAATTAAATTTCAATTATTTATAATATCTTTAAGCTCAATTTTTTTTTAATTCTTCTACTCTGGGCTGATAATTTAACATAATTGTTTCTACTTGTAGTTCGTAACTACCAAAGTTAATTAATAAACAAAGTTCTAATTCACTAGCTTTAAGATAATTAAGACATTTTTGCTTATGATTGTCTGTTAAAGTAGGAATCGCTTCAATTTCTACTAAAATACAATTTTGTACTACTAAATCCGCTACAAAATCCCCAACAATAATCCCTTCATAGTACACATTCATCGGATACTGAACTTCGGTTTGAAATCGATTTTTTTCTAATTCATATAACAAAGCTCTTTCATAAACTTTATCTACAAACCCTGCGCCTAAAACTCCACTTACTTTTAAAGCACATTCAATAATTTTGTCAGTAATATTTTTTAAATATAAGGAATTTTTACTCATCTTTAATTACAATTGATTTTCTTTGAAATAAATAAGTTATTCCTCTTGTAATAGCCACAATCCTGTATAAGTCATTCCCGAATCATCTGGTTGAATCAGCAAAAAATGCAATCCCTTACTTAATTGTTTTCTCTGCTCATAAATTTTTCCTGCCTGGGCTACCTGTTCATCTTCAAAAGTTGTCATAATCCAACGATCTACTAATCCTGATTCTAAAAGTAATCCTCCTGATTTTCCGACTTCTGTATCTAGATAATTGAGAGAAACTGGTTTTTCTTGGGCTAACCAACGGGCTAAATTTAATGATTGTTTACCTCCATAAATTACTACTCCAGGAAGATCAATTGTCGAAGCAATTCCCAAATTAATTGGTAAAAGAAACTCTGGTAAATCAAGAATTGGAATAGGGCGATCGCTAATCAAATTAGCTAATGAATCAGCAGTAATAGTGGCAAAATTCCAGTGTTCTCCCCAAAGACTTTCTGGTAAAGGTTGGGGTGGTGGTCGATCAATTGCTAAAGGATGATTTGCCTTATTAAGATATTTGCTTAATTGTTGTTTTAAAATTTTAGTGCGTCTAGTTGCTTCTACTCTTATTCCTAATTGTTCGGCTGCTACAGTAAATAATCCTAAAGCTTGGGGACGAAAAACTTGAATTAGATCAGGTAACTTGTTTTGAGCAGCTAAATTAATCTGATTAATTAACCAACTTGTACTAGCCTCTCCTTGCGGACAGTTTTGTTCAAATACTGTTTTTTTTTCTAGGTCACAAATCAATAATTTCCATAAAAAAGAATTGTTTTGATTAAGACTAAATTTATAAAAATCAGCTTGCCAAATCTTCATATAATCTTTAAATTGAACTTAAATTTAGTAATTGTATTTACCAACAAATAATATTTATATTAATTTTTAATGAAGTCAATAGTTTGACTATTGCTAATCACACTTAAACTACCTAAAATTTATTTCAATATTGAATAAAGCAAATATAAATAAACTGAGTAAAAAAATTTATATCATGAATGCCAAACAATACTTGTTATCGCTGTCAATAGCGATTGCTAGTTTATGTGTTAATCATACTATTGCGAGTGCTGCTTATTTAAATTCAGGTTATACAAAAGCTGATTTAACGAAAGATATTGCTAATAAAACTTTTATCGAAGAGTTTCGCGCCTCTAGCTTGATCGGCAATGATGGTGATATCAGTTACGAATTAGAGATCAAAGATATTATTCAACCAGGAAATAAACCAGGTTCGAGTAAAAAAGAACAATTTAACTGGAAAAATGGTGAAACAGTAAATTTCGCTTTATCATTTGATGGAAAAAACCTAATCTACAAAGTAGGCGGAGTTACCTTACGACAATTTAATGTGATCGAAAACGACCTCGATATTAATGGTCTGGTTTTGAGTGCCACCACCAATTCTAATAGTACAGTTGATTTAGCACTAACCAACATTCAAATTGAAGGTGATGTTGAATATAGTGATTTGTTTGGTAAAAGTGGCGAGACAAATTTGCTCAAAATAACTGGTATTGAGCGAACTTTTACTTTGACAGGTACACAAATTTTTTCTTGGCAGGGACAACGCCCAACTAATTTCGACCTAGCTTACGATATTAGAGTAGGTACTTTTAACGATCCTATCGCCCAAACTGTAACTGGTAATGTCGAAATTCCTGAACCCACTACAATTTCTTTCTTTTCTTTTGGTGTGTTAGGACTAGCTGCTAATTGTCGTCGACTTAAAAATAGCTAAATTATTTTATTATAAAGATTAATTAGCTACAAAGCTGTTTAAGCACGAAATTTAGATTTAGATTTTCTTAGTACAGCTTTGCTCAATTCAAAAACTAACTGCTAAAACATTAACTGTGAGTAAATATTTAAAAATAGAAGTGGGCATAATTTTGTCCACTACATTTATTTTTTGTTGATATCTATCCAAGCTAAAGGTGAGAATAACTTAATCAATTCTTTCCGAATTAATTACGATTAAAATTTTTGAGCGGGTTTATTTTTAACTATGCCCAACTAATTTAAAACCTAAAATTATTTTTTTTGCTCAATTATCTTTTAAAAATAAATTGTGCCAGGATTTAATTAACCTATTCCCAGTTGATTATTGTATAATGGTAAACTTGGGTCTATTGTGTAGAGATTAAGATAGGAGAAAATAAGTTATGTCTCGATATCGGGGTCCCCGTTTACGGGTGGTACGCCGTCTAGGGGGTTTACCAGGATTAAGTCGTAAAAGTCCTCGTAAATCTTATCCACCTGGTCAACATGGTCAAGCTCGTAAAAAACGTTCAGAATATGCTGTTCGTCTTGAAGAAAAACAAAAACTGCGCTACAACTACGGAGTCACTGAAAAACAATTGATCCGTTATGTACGCAAAGCACGTCGAGCTACAGGTTCAACTGGAACAGCATTGTTAGAAATGCTAGAAATGCGCCTAGATAACACCATTTTTCGTTTAGGGATGGCAGGAACTATTCCAGGAGCGCGTCAGTTAGTTAATCACGGTCATATTACTGTTAACGGTAGAGTAGTTAACATTGCCAGTTATCAATGCCGTCCTGGAGATGTGATTACTGTTCGCGATCGCGATCGCTCTCGTCGTTTAGTAGAAACTAATATGGAATATCCTGGCTTGGCTAATTTACCCAGTCATCTTGAATTTGATAAAAATACTTTTACAGGAAAAGTCAACGGGATCATTGAACGGGAATGGGTTGCTTTACAGATCAACGAACTGTTGGTAATTGAGTATTATTCTCGTATGGCATAAAATTACAGTTAACCAGTTACCAGTTACCAAGGGAGCGCATTTTATAGCGCGACGTTATCAGTTTATAGGTTTACTGTTTCTGGTTTTCAAGTTTTAAATATCAAAAAATTTCATTGCTGAATTGTAACTGTTAACTGTTGACTGATTATCCGCCAATTTGGGACATGGTGCGAGTGTAAACTCCTGTTTCAGTACCAGAGTCCCTTTGCTCAAAATTAATCTCTGGTTTAATGGCTAAGATTTCTCTGACTCTAAGCCTTAATTGGCTTAAATCTACTCCTTGTCGGAGATAAGTTTTAAGATTTATTTGACCAGTTTCATTCAGCAGGCAAGGCCGAAGCCACCCATCAGCAGATAAGCGCATTCGATTGCAACGCGGACAAAAACATTCAGACATTTGAGAAATAAATCCAATCGTTCCCTTAGCACCAGGAATCCGAAACACATCAGCAGGGCCATTTCCTCGAACTTGAGACTCCACTAAACCCCAATGAAAACGGATCTGTTTTCTCAACTCTTCTGAAGCAATCCAAGCCTGTTGATCAAATAACTCAGTATTGCCAATGGGCATAAATTCAATAAAACGAACATGCCAATTACGTTTAATCGTTAAAGCAGCTAAATCTAATACTTCCTGATCATTAACTCCGGGGATAATTACTACATTTAACTTCAAAGGATCGAACCCTACTTGATAGGCTGTTTGAATTCCTTTCCAGGTTTGTTCCCAACGACTAAACCCACGATTACCAATAATTTGATTAAAAGTTTGGGGATTGAGAGAATCTAAACTGATATTAATTCGACGTAACCCCGCTTCATATAAATCTTGAGCCATTGTTGCTAACAAAAAACCATTTGTAGTCATGGCTAAGTCTTGTGTTTCAGATAAAGCAGCAATTTCTCTAACTAGATTAACTACCCCAGGGCGTAATAAAGGTTCACCTCCTGTTAAACGAAATTTACTGAATCCTAAAGGAATAAAAACGTCTCGAATCAAAATCAAGATTTCTTCATCAGTCAACAAGTCTTGAGTTAAAAGATAATTTAGTTCTTTGCCTTCAGGCATACAATATTGACAACTAAAGTTACATTTATCAATTAAACTTATCCGTAAATAATCGATTTTATTCATTTATCTTAAATTTTATTTTTATTTTCCCTAATTTTCTGAGGATCAGGATATAAACTATTGACCGCTTAAAGGTTATTGACACTTGAAAATTCAGCATCTCAAGGAGGAAATGAAGACAATTGTATTAACCCAGAAGGTTGATTCAGTCTTCAAACTAAACAAGTGACTATGAATAGTAGTTTATCTAAAATAATAGAAATTCTTTTGGTAGAAGATTCTCCCAGTGATGCCCAACTAATTGCCAAAGTTTTTGAACGGACTAATTTTCCTACTCATTTAGAGATTGTTGAAGATGGAGTAGAAGCACTAGCCTTTCTAAACCGAGAAGGTCGATACAGTCAAATGCGCCGTCCCAATTTAATTTTACTGGATCTTCATCTACCAAAAAAAGATGGCATTGTTGTTTTAAGCGCAATTAAAACAGATCTAAATCTTCGTGATATTCCTGTAATCATTTTAACTACTTCGGATGCTCAAGAAGATATTATTAATTGTTATAAAATGGATGCAAATTGTTATTTAACTAAGCCTCGGGATTTAAAACAATTTCAAGCAATTATCAAAACTATTGAAAGCTTTTGGCTAAAATATGTACAATTGCCAACAAATTAACAGTATTTTTATGTCAAAAAAAAATTAAAAACATTTTTATTGATTAGCAAATATATTAGTAAAATTAAATATGGTTTAACTGGAATCGCTAACCGTCGTAAATTTGACGAATATCTCGCCAATGAATGGTTAAGCTCAATGAGAAAACAATCTCCTCTGGCTTTGGTTTTGTGCGATCTCGATCATTTTAAACTTTACAATGATACCTATGGACATCTAGCAAGCGATCGCTGTTTAGCTCAAGTAGCCCAAGCTGTGAGTAAAACTATTAAACGTCCAGCAGATTTAGCTGCTCGTTATGGTGGATAAGAATTAGCCGTAATTTTACCGAATACCACTTTAGAAGGTGTAGCGATCGTAGCCAATCAAATTTATCTCCAGATTCTCTTGCCATTCCTCATATTAATTCACCTATCGATTTGTATGTTACTCTTTCTGTAGGTGTAGCAGGCTGTATTCCTTATCAAGAGTCTTGTGCCAAATTTCTAATCAAAACTGCCGCTCAAGCTTTATACCAAGCTAAACAGTTAGGACGCAATCGACTTGTTCAAGCCACGACAAACGTAGACACCTCAGCCAAATTTTGATTGGTTCGTCTTTTGTAAATCGCGTTAATATCATTAGTCAATCGACAACTTATAACTAATGGTTGATGGCTAATTATCAAAAATGTAATCGCGCTACTATTTAATTATCTGATTTGTGGTACAATATCAAGAATCTTTATTGGCTTTATTTATAGTTACAATAAGCCCAAGTAATTGTAACTTATAAAAACCAAAAATAGAGAAAAAGCAAATTTTTTGTAATTATTTTTTACTGAGCTTGCCAGCCTTGCCTTTTGAAAAAACTCGTCATCCAAACCCAGCTTGGATACTTGGCAAATCCGTGGCAAGGTCAATGGCTCATCTGTTCATCTAAACTATATTAGCTAGGGAAGAGTGACTATCCAGACAGAAGCAATAACCCCTAACACTGAGATCATATCTTCTCAGTCTCTTGAGAACAGCCTTAATCGTAAGGAGCTGTCTCCGTCTTTTGAGGGCGAAGCTTGTACGCTCCGTCAAATGATTGCGATTGTTGATTTTGGTTCTCAGTACTCTGAATTAATTGCCAGACGAATTCGTGAAACACAAGTATACTCAGAAGTAATTTCTTATCGAACTACTGCCGAACAATTACGCCAACTAAATCCCAAAGGAATTATTCTTTCTGGAGGACCTAGTTCTGTCTATGATGATTATGCACCAGCTTGCGATCCAGAAATTTGGAATTTAGGCATTCCGATTTTAGGCGTTTGCTATGGAATGCAGTTAATGGTTAAACAATTAGGAGGACAAGTCACCAGAGCAAAACGAGGAGAATACGGTAAAGCTGCTCTTCATATCGACGATCCCACAGACTTATTGACTAATGTTGAAGATGGTTCAACCATGTGGATGAGTCATGGTGATTCTTGTACTCAGTTACCAACTGGTTTCTCGGCTTTAGCACATACTAACAATACTCCTTGTGCTGCGATCTCCAATCCCGAAAAAAAACTATTTGGCGTTCAGTTTCATCCTGAAGTAGTCCATTCTGTCGGTGGCATCGCTTTAATTCGGAATTTTGTTTATCATATCTGTCAATGTGAACCTAGTTGGACAACAGAAGCCTTTGTTGAAGATGCGGTCAGAGAAATTAGAGCTAAAGTAGGCGATAAAAGGGTTTTACTTGCTCTTTCAGGTGGAGTTGATTCTTCAACCCTTGCTTTTTTACTTCATCGCGCGATTGGTGACCAGCTTACTTGTATGTTTATCGATCAAGGTTTCATGCGTAAAGGTGAACCCGAAAGATTGATGGAAATCTTCGATCGACAATTTCATATTCCTGTAGAATACGTTAATGCTCGTGATCGCTTTTTAGCTAAAATGGTAGGTGTCACAGATCCTGAAGAAAAACGTCGTCTGATTGGACATGAATTCATCAACGTTTTTGAAGAAGAATCTGGACGATTAGGACCTTTTGACTATCTAGCACAAGGAACTCTTTACCCTGATGTGATTGAATCTGCCGATACCAACGTCGATCCTAAAACAGGAGAAAGAGTCGCAGTCAAAATTAAAAGTCATCACAATGTTGGTGGCTTACCAGAGAAACTACGTTTTAAATTAATCGAACCGCTACGAAAGCTATTTAAAGACGAAGTTCGTAATGTTGCTCGTTCAATTGGGTTACCAGAGGAAATTGTCCGTCGTCATCCCTTCCCTGGACCAGGTTTAGCTATTCGGATTATTGGGGAAGTTACTTCGGAAAGACTTAATATTCTCCGTGATGCTGATTATATTGTCCGCGATGAAATTGCTAATCAGGGGATGTATCATGATTTTTGGCAAGCTTTTGCAGTGTTGTTACCAATTCGCAGTGTTGGAGTAATGGGAGATAAACGTACTTATGCTCATCCTGTGGTTCTCCGTTTAATCACTAGCGAAGATGGAATGACGGCTGATTGGGCAAAAGTTCCTTACGACCTCTTGGAGACAATTTCCAATCGCATTGTTAACGAAGTCAAAGGTGTTAATCGAGTAGTTTACGATATTACTTCTAAACCTCCTGGCACAATTGAATGGGAATAATGACAGTTACCAGTTATCAGTTATCAGTTATTCCGTATGGGCAAGGCAGTGCCTTGCCCGTACAAAGTTATCAGAAAGTAATAAGTAATAGGGAAAAAGATCGTAAATTTTCTCCCTCCTGCTTTTTACTTTTTGACTTTTGGCTTACTGTTTACTATTAATTGATAACTGTTTTCTCCATTCCCGTTCGACTTTATCAACGCCATAAAAACGCTTCCAAAAAGCATCTCTAGCCCAAGTAGGGAATATTTTAGTCATCATAAAAACTAGAATACTTCCCCCTGTTGCAGCCAAATAACGAGGACGAGGGTTGCGAGCAGTAATTGCTTTAATAATTACTTTGGCTGTTTTAGCAGCACTCCAGTTGAGAAAGTTTAATTGTTGGTCTATCGCTCCACTATGTTTAAAAGCAGGAGCATAGGGAGTTTGGTCGTAATTAACTATACTTGCTTGAATTTTTTCTCCAGCTACACGGAAAAAATCTGTTTCGACAGGGCCAGGCTCAACCACAGTAACCTTAATATTAAAAGCTTTCAATTCCATTCTTAAAACATCGCTTAGAGCTTCTAAGGCAAATTTGGAACAGCTATACATTCCTGCGGTGGGAAAAGGCATTTTACCGCCAAGAGAACTAATATTAACAATCCT includes these proteins:
- a CDS encoding GMP synthase, large subunit is translated as MTIQTEAITPNTEIISSQSLENSLNRKELSPSFEGEACTLRQMIAIVDFGSQYSELIARRIRETQVYSEVISYRTTAEQLRQLNPKGIILSGGPSSVYDDYAPACDPEIWNLGIPILGVCYGMQLMVKQLGGQVTRAKRGEYGKAALHIDDPTDLLTNVEDGSTMWMSHGDSCTQLPTGFSALAHTNNTPCAAISNPEKKLFGVQFHPEVVHSVGGIALIRNFVYHICQCEPSWTTEAFVEDAVREIRAKVGDKRVLLALSGGVDSSTLAFLLHRAIGDQLTCMFIDQGFMRKGEPERLMEIFDRQFHIPVEYVNARDRFLAKMVGVTDPEEKRRLIGHEFINVFEEESGRLGPFDYLAQGTLYPDVIESADTNVDPKTGERVAVKIKSHHNVGGLPEKLRFKLIEPLRKLFKDEVRNVARSIGLPEEIVRRHPFPGPGLAIRIIGEVTSERLNILRDADYIVRDEIANQGMYHDFWQAFAVLLPIRSVGVMGDKRTYAHPVVLRLITSEDGMTADWAKVPYDLLETISNRIVNEVKGVNRVVYDITSKPPGTIEWE
- a CDS encoding response regulator receiver modulated diguanylate cyclase, which translates into the protein MISKYISKIKYGLTGIANRRKFDEYLANEWLSSMRKQSPLALVLCDLDHFKLYNDTYGHLASDRCLAQVAQAVSKTIKRPADLAARYGG
- a CDS encoding precorrin-3B C17-methyltransferase — protein: MNNSCFAQFQPLAAIATTPQSASILQSLCPSIGVELWLPQSLAGTENAQFYQTNLSEHLTKIWHEYRAFIFCLATGAVVRLIAPLIESKATDPAVVVIDAQGRFVISLCSGHQGGADLLTQLIAQQIGAKPIITGASDSLKLPGIDRLGVPYGWGQGDGDWTGVMAAVAKNQTVQVIQEVGATLWQQQLPEAHPFYFGFPEANQRLKPQARIWISATQRRFASEGDFPKVQWHPRVLWIGIGCERGTSAQLIETAITDTLKKYHLSPKASAGIATIDLKADEAGIVALCDSWNLPLKTFSAQQLSQVEIPNPSEIVKQEVGTPSVAEAAAILASKTNNSLIIAKQIIKLPQQPGAVTVAIAQAEHEYTGRQGKLYLVGIGPGSLEQITPAAKTAIIQADVVIGYSLYLDLIKPLLRPGQIIESCAITQEKQRAQRSIELAQWGLTVAVISSGDCGIYGMAGLVLEELQANGWDGKTPAVEVFPGISALQAAAARVGAPLMHDFCAISLSDLLTPWQVIQKRLEAAASGDFVTAIYNPRSQKRTQQIVTAQEIFLKYRRHDTPVAVVQSAYRLDETINITTLDKMLKLPIDMLTIIIIGNSSTRTYADWVITPRGYLGFGN
- a CDS encoding two-component response regulator, giving the protein MNSSLSKIIEILLVEDSPSDAQLIAKVFERTNFPTHLEIVEDGVEALAFLNREGRYSQMRRPNLILLDLHLPKKDGIVVLSAIKTDLNLRDIPVIILTTSDAQEDIINCYKMDANCYLTKPRDLKQFQAIIKTIESFWLKYVQLPTN
- a CDS encoding CP12 polypeptide, which gives rise to MSNIQEQIEQEKAQAKAVCDLEGATSGECAAAWDAVEELQAEAAHQRQKHPEKTSLEQYCDNNPDALECRVYDD
- a CDS encoding short-chain dehydrogenase/reductase SDR, which gives rise to MSKNTALLKKIILITGASTGIGAALAEMLAQEFDDICLVLAARNQTQLELVADRCRQAGAEVLVVPTDLAQLKQVQNLAQLALKHFGRVDILVNNAGYGQMGPIELIPPKAAQEQFAVNFHAPLVLAQALIPIMREQGQGRIVNISSLGGKMPFPTAGMYSCSKFALEALSDVLRMELKAFNIKVTVVEPGPVETDFFRVAGEKIQASIVNYDQTPYAPAFKHSGAIDQQLNFLNWSAAKTAKVIIKAITARNPRPRYLAATGGSILVFMMTKIFPTWARDAFWKRFYGVDKVEREWRKQLSINSKQ
- the rps4 gene encoding 30S ribosomal protein S4, which translates into the protein MSRYRGPRLRVVRRLGGLPGLSRKSPRKSYPPGQHGQARKKRSEYAVRLEEKQKLRYNYGVTEKQLIRYVRKARRATGSTGTALLEMLEMRLDNTIFRLGMAGTIPGARQLVNHGHITVNGRVVNIASYQCRPGDVITVRDRDRSRRLVETNMEYPGLANLPSHLEFDKNTFTGKVNGIIEREWVALQINELLVIEYYSRMA
- a CDS encoding molybdenum cofactor biosynthesis protein A, which produces MNKIDYLRISLIDKCNFSCQYCMPEGKELNYLLTQDLLTDEEILILIRDVFIPLGFSKFRLTGGEPLLRPGVVNLVREIAALSETQDLAMTTNGFLLATMAQDLYEAGLRRINISLDSLNPQTFNQIIGNRGFSRWEQTWKGIQTAYQVGFDPLKLNVVIIPGVNDQEVLDLAALTIKRNWHVRFIEFMPIGNTELFDQQAWIASEELRKQIRFHWGLVESQVRGNGPADVFRIPGAKGTIGFISQMSECFCPRCNRMRLSADGWLRPCLLNETGQINLKTYLRQGVDLSQLRLRVREILAIKPEINFEQRDSGTETGVYTRTMSQIGG